TCTCACTACGTCCACAAGGTAGGGCGTTCTGTGAAGAAGCAAGCTTACTCGATACTCCTGCACACACCAGATTGTTCCCTCTTCTTCATTGGTTAggtatattattataaattattgaacaGAAAGTTATTATTcgtgtttattattattattattattaatgttatCATTGTTTGCATATGGTTTTgtgatattatttgttttgtacTCTTGCAGGAGAACCCGAAAAACAGCTTTTGAAAAAGTGAATAAAGAATAGAGAATAAAGCAAGCAGACAATTAGTATACTGTGAAGTGGGAGATTTTGAAAcagaaaattggagaaaaagaaaaaggggaaagaacTCGCCTCGAAAATCACAGTAGAGAGTGATTCCCTCCTGACTATGGAGATTTTGGCTTTTGGTGCCGACGCTAGGATCATACATGTCAAGGATTGCCACATGTTCAGACTCAGTGAGTCGCCTACAAACATTATCCTCTTCCCTCTCCACCTACTCAGAAGCTCCAACCCATTAAACCTTCAAAGAAATGAACACATTTTCTTAGACAGACAGAGATAGCTGCTTTGATTTTGCTCCCACATTTTCAGAGAAGGAAGCTTGACATTTGCAAGGAGAGCAGGATTGgctaaaaatggaaaaccttacaagaaggaaagaaaagaatggaggAGTAGTACCTTGGAAGATCACAGAAGTCAGGTTTCCAAGTGTACTTGAGGTAAGATCGATCTGGTCTGCCATACTTTTGGCAGTTAAACTCAGGGTCTATGAATGGACAGTTTGAAGATTCATAAAGAGGCAAAGAAGGATCAAAAACCCATTTGCCTTGGAACAAATTGCACCCCCTCCCTTGCTTGCTACTTCCCATATTGCTTATGTTATAGAAATCCTCAGCTTTAGCAGCTCCAAGCAAAAAGAGAAACAGAAGTTGTAAAAGCAGGAGAGACAGAGCTCTGAATCGAAAACCCATCTCAGATTTTGGGCTCTGACTGAAAAGAAAGGGAGGGGAGCTTTGGGgaatagaaatagaatagaaagaaGCAAGTGGGTCTATATAGAGACAAACAAGAGAAAAGCCtgattattatcattatcattatcattatcattatcattactattatttaaatcttttaaaactttattccATGAGCTGGGAATTGAATTATCTTGGCTGGATTGATGAAGCAAATACAATTGTGGGAGTTGAAATTGAGAGTGAGTTGCAGTGCGCTGGTTTGCACATCGAGGGCCATAGCATATTACCCACCAAGCAATGATGCACATGGCTCAATGATGTTTTGGTTATCTAACTACCAaactttatttcttatttttttattctaccttttagtttcttcattcaaatatCCATATAATATATCAATGCAATTACATGTATTACAGGATTCCAAAGTTAGGATCAAAATGAGTTTGAATGATTTGGTGGAATCAAGTATGTCCCATCAGCCTAACGTGTTGCTAAAGCTATGTTGATGTTCTTATGTATGATAAACTTTTATCACATATTCAAATCAAAAGATATCCTTACTGGATAAGTTAAGAGgctcttttttattattacccTCATTTTGGATGGAGTGTGCTTCTTCAACAAAAATCCAGCTTCTATTTCTTCTactttctctcattttttttaacatttaatattGTTTGAGCCTTGAATTATATCTTAtgttttatctaataaattatatttatgaaattaaataacgtAGAATGTACTTTATTACAGCTACGTAGGAATTAATTATGGTAAAGTGAGCACCACACGATTAACTTGGGGCTATTCTTTTGCTTTCATAGGTATGAAAgtcaaaaagaaattaagataaCGAccctttttatatatatatatatataaataagttgAGAATTGGAATTACAGTGATTTTTATAAATACTGACGtaaggaattaaaattttgcaataaacataaaaatttaaatgaagagCTTATAATTTATGAGCTTTAAAGACAAGGATCGTACGAAAAAAATGGGTCTGAGGCTCTGAGCCGCCAGCCCCACCTCCCAAACAACCTTCCAAACACAGACCGAGTTAGGTCGCATGCAATTCTCAaacttttatttcataattaattttttaaaattttattttgttcatcagtttttcaattaatattcGAGTTTCACAAGAAGTTTAGGCCTCCATTGATGAATTTATTGCTGTCTTAGCACTTTGCCTAAGTGGGTTTTATAGCACTGCGCGTAATAACTGCATCACTCCTTAAATCGAGTGTTGACCCATTTGCACTGCTCTAAAAAAGTCTTTATCTTAATTAATAGCGACGGAAAACAGGATTTTCAATTGAGAATGAATTAacagtaaaatttaaaaatattcccatataaaataaagatctGTTTGTGTAGAGTTTGGatataaaggaagaaaagagggTGGGTGGGTGATTATGAATGATTGGAGCCTCCTAATTGGTCATGCTCATCAATGAACAAGCTTAAGGAACACAATCAATGTTTGGTTAAGTTAGTAGTAATTTGGTGTTAGAAAGTTGATTAAAGTTGTGGGTTCCCCACAGGTTGttcaaaattaagatttagaaTTAGGCAAACAAATGTGTAACTAATTATCCTCTAAAAATGGTCAATCTGCTATCATTTCAAATaaggctgctgctgctgctgctggtgGGCTAGTGTAGCTGTCTTCATTTGAAGCTGGAGGCCCACTTACGAGTGCAATTTGGTGAGCCTACTCcttcctttattttcaatcaaacTGCACAGAATATTTCACAAAAGAACACACTTGTATGCTTTTCAGGCGTGTTTCGCCAAACATCTATTACTCATCACAACTATCATATTTACCCAATGATGTTCACCCTCCCCTCCATTATATAATTCTTAGTCCGCTTGTATTAATCTTTTTACACATcatcattaaattaatataaaaatattgttctctgCTTCATATTGAAATATTAGAGTACATATTAGGTATATTCAACCACTCAGCTCTGATCCTTATGGCtatgaacacaaaaattaTCCTATATTTCTTAATCACAAATAGCTTTTAAAGTTTCcaacatcatcataaatttCTCAGGCATGGTGCCATAAATTGTCCAATAGTTGCTTTCTTCGTCTCTCTCTGTAGATATAGAAAAGAGGTAAAGTATTATCACATCAAGTTGGTCTAGTTGAATTACCTTCTAGATTATTCATTGTGACGTTTTGTTGCTATCCGTCGACTTTGTTTATGAGATCTTCTTTCTAGATTaatcaaactttatttttgtgaCTGAAATTACATCTTATATTACCGAggataattataaatatgtgttgatattttttgttattcatAATTCTGTAAGATGAATGAGTTGGTTCTTACTTATGCTCACAAATAATATAACCTGGATATGAATGAAGTTGATGGTTAAAagtggttttttatttttcccttttaaatATACACACGTGTGAAGCTAATGAGTGATGGGCTTTCAAGATATGATGGGCTTTAAAGAGCCCATATGGATCTTGAATTGGGCCTGTTCGGGTGCGGTCGTAATAAGGGATCGTGAGAAACCCGACGCGATCAGAACAACCATATCAGGATAAGGCTCCTTCTTCCTCCGAACCAAAATTAGCTGAAAGGGGGAAACACAGTCAGTCTAACAATGGCAGCGATATCGGTAATTTCGTCCCTATGTGTTTCGACCGTCCGCGTTCCTTCAGCTTCACTTGTATTCTCCACTGGTTCTAGAAGTTCCTCCATATCTCTAAATACCGCAAACAACGCTTCTGCCCGTCCTGGACTGCTTCATTGTTcgtttcttccttcttcctcccTTTCGTGTAAATCATCTTTCTCAGGTGAGGGATTCTTTCACTCCAATTTATGAATTAGTTCGAGTGATTTAATGATTTCGCATTATTGCTTCCTCATTTGCCAATGTAATGGAGTTTATAGGAAGTAGTTCGCTGAAGTATTTATTTGCTGTATTGTGCGTTTATTACTTTCTAGGGCCCTTGCATTTCGAATTGTATACGTTCAAGGTCGTTGGGTTTGATAACTTCATGCTTGCATTCGATTTGTTATGAATTCTCttgtattttcctttttattctttccGGTAACCGAATTGTGAGTGAATTATCCGTTGTGTTTTACTTGTTGAGGGGAAAGACTATGCCCCGCTTCCTGCAACATTGCGGCGCTTCTCTAGCGGTAGTTAGTTCTGTTGATATAGATTTTGTAACATTAACTTTATGGGAAAGAACTACTCATTTGCAGGCTTGTCGTTGGGTTTGGATTGGAGTCCTAAAATTGGGGTCGGACAAGGAAAGCGTCGGAGCTTAGTGGTTAGGGCTGGAAAGGCTGCATTATGTCAGACCAAAAGAAACAGGTCGCGTAAATCCTTAGCTCGGACTCATGGCTTTCGCCGACGAATGCGAACCACCAATGGTAGAGCTGTTCTAAAGCGCAGACGTGCCAAGGGTAGAAAGGTTCTCTGCACAAAGTCCAACCCTAGCAGCGGAAAGCGTGCTTAAGCTTTTCTCGCTTTAACTATTTCTAAGGTAAATTAGGCAATGTTGTCTAATTCACTCTTCGAATGACTGCTCAAGATAGctcattatattatattatgctTTGTTATTGATTCATTTGAATGTTCCTTAACTCAGATTATCAatgttaaattcaaattactgGATTGCAAATTACTGGATTGGACTAGCTTATGTGATTCATACTTTCCCATTGCTCATTTGAAAATCTCCTCTGAACTGGAATATATACACTGATGCTTCAGGTTTGTTGTTTCTCATCTAATGTTAGGCCTTCTCGTCATTAATGTTTAGGTCTGAAATCTGAATCGTATCAGTTTCTCTCTAaaattgttcttgtttgaGCCTACTCTGtagtttattatattaaaatgcAATTGTCATTGACATTTAAACTTCTGGTGTATAGATTGAAAACTATACCAAATTTCACGAGAACAAGAAGAGCAATAGATTGAAAACTCGAGTCGAGTTTATGAAAGCTCTATTCTTATAAtaatggaacaaaaaaaattcttatctcttctttatttttccaCATGATCAAAGCTGTACAACAAAAATGAGAGCCCTTTCTGAAAATTCATTTCTTGCTTCACTAGAAGATGCTCGCTTTCTTCTGCTATGTTGGGGTATTTTTGTGCTTCTGATGAAAAAATTATGGAGCACAGGAGTTAACATCAGAGATTAAAAAGGTAAACTTTTAGAACTGGTGCTAATGACCAATCTCTTGAGATTTGCTGGATCTCCCACATTGGCCCGTCCAGTAATCAACTCCATATTCTTGTACAAGCTCTGTGTCACCAAATTCTTCATCATGTTCCTCCCTTCCTGAGCCTCTCTCTGATTTACAGGCGACCCAATCACTATTCTACCCGTCTGTGGCCCAGAATGTGGATCCACTTTTCCTTGCTTCTCATTCTTAAACCATTGTAACAGCTTGTGTGCCCTCTTTTGAGCCAATGGACTGCCTAGTAATGCCACTTCAAGAAGCACTGCAACAATACCCGACTTCGCCatcttctctctctgttctGAGCTCTGATGAGCCAATATCATTAAGATATAAGCGGAAAACTCGATAGATTTTGGTTTGTCCTCCCATGTCATAATCTCTATGAGGGCATCCGGGACCATTGGACTGCTCTCCATAGCCTTCTTTCCTTGTGAAGTCACCACCAAGTTTCCCAATGCTGCGAGGGCTCTATGTGAAAGGGCTTTCGATGAGGACATTTTCAAGAGGGTGTGCACCACACCATTTGAGACCAGAGGCCCTACATTTTCTAGAACTGTGGAGATGTTATGCAGAGTTTCAATGCAACATTTTTGGGTTTCGAAATTTGAGGTTGAATCTAGAATCTCCACAATAAATGGGATGGCATTTTCATTCGTCTGTAAGGCAGTAGTGAAATGGGAATTTATCAGAGACGACAGTGACAACAACAGTCTTGCAAAATCGTGCTTTGCTGATTCATCCATGGCTCGGATGTCACTTGGAAGTTTGTGTAAGATTCCTGCCTCCACCATGAGGGCTTTGTTCCTAAAGAATAgaacaaacaaagaacaatAAGTCCAACTTTTGGAAGAGATTCTTGAAAAAACACAAGTCAGGCCAAATGGCAAATGCTGACTTTGGCCACAACGGTTCAGACTTTAGAGGCAGGTAAAAGACTAACCCACAAACTCAATATACAATTACATAAACTAACAGCGaacatcttttttattattatgatgcAAACTAACCATTTGATTCTGATTTCAATTAAGACAGATCCAAAACTTCACTGCACTAAGCACATGGCTATCTTGCCAGAATATAGAGTTGACCCATATCCTTAAAAAATTTCCTCtctctattttaattaatatatgggAGCTTTTGGTTGTCTATGTTTATGTATACCcttttttccaaatttggaATATCGAGGAAATCCTCATTGCTGCACGTCTTTGAGTAAGGTTCTGTCTTCAAATTGATATGGAAATCCATAATTTCTATTTACTACTGGGAAAGTTTTTCAATGTAAAATACAGAACACTCACACATGGATGCACGTAATAAAACAGGGAgcagaaaattttgaaggatttTAAGTGACTTACTCGAAGCTTCCTTTGGCAAGCTCAAGTAACGCTTTCACAGCCACTTCCGGCCGCCCCATGGCATCGGACGCCACCATTGAAACCAAGGCCGGCACAACCCCTAGTTCCACCACTAATTTCTTCACCTTCACGTCCTCTTTAGACATTTTTCCAATCACGTCGGCTGCAATCTCCTTCTCTTCCCAGTTCCCGAAGTGGAGCTTCTTCACCGTCCTTCGTAACGCCGCCGCGGATTCATCGGCACCACCGCTAACTCCGCCACTACAGTTCCAATCAGCACCTGCAACTTGTAAAACTTCATTACTAGTTGCTGTGATTTTGGGTGTAGTAGTGATTGAATGAGTGGGCGAGACATACGGTTTGTTGGGCGTTTTGGAACAGAGGAATCTTCGGATTCGATTGAAGAACCGGTGCTTCACATTTGAGTAAACCCAAATGGGAGtttgaggagaagaagaagaagaagaaatggaggaCATGGGGTTCATGAccagagaaagaaatgaagattgaaTGAATTATGAGA
This sequence is a window from Cucurbita pepo subsp. pepo cultivar mu-cu-16 chromosome LG19, ASM280686v2, whole genome shotgun sequence. Protein-coding genes within it:
- the LOC111781126 gene encoding 50S ribosomal protein L34, chloroplastic-like, which produces MAAISVISSLCVSTVRVPSASLVFSTGSRSSSISLNTANNASARPGLLHCSFLPSSSLSCKSSFSGLSLGLDWSPKIGVGQGKRRSLVVRAGKAALCQTKRNRSRKSLARTHGFRRRMRTTNGRAVLKRRRAKGRKVLCTKSNPSSGKRA
- the LOC111781124 gene encoding uncharacterized protein LOC111781124, yielding MNPMSSISSSSSSPQTPIWVYSNVKHRFFNRIRRFLCSKTPNKPYVSPTHSITTTPKITATSNEVLQVAGADWNCSGGVSGGADESAAALRRTVKKLHFGNWEEKEIAADVIGKMSKEDVKVKKLVVELGVVPALVSMVASDAMGRPEVAVKALLELAKGSFENKALMVEAGILHKLPSDIRAMDESAKHDFARLLLSLSSLINSHFTTALQTNENAIPFIVEILDSTSNFETQKCCIETLHNISTVLENVGPLVSNGVVHTLLKMSSSKALSHRALAALGNLVVTSQGKKAMESSPMVPDALIEIMTWEDKPKSIEFSAYILMILAHQSSEQREKMAKSGIVAVLLEVALLGSPLAQKRAHKLLQWFKNEKQGKVDPHSGPQTGRIVIGSPVNQREAQEGRNMMKNLVTQSLYKNMELITGRANVGDPANLKRLVISTSSKSLPF